One window from the genome of Bradyrhizobium xenonodulans encodes:
- the dnaQ gene encoding DNA polymerase III subunit epsilon: MREIVLDTETTGLDPLRGDRLVEIGCVEMLNRMPTGQTYHVYINPERDMPAEAFAVHGLSAEFLSTKPLFHEVVDAFLEFIGDAPLVIHNASFDISFINAELDRIKRAAIPRDRLVDTLLLARRKHPGVSNRLDDLCSRYSIDNSRRTKHGALLDAELLAEVYVDLVGARQSQLLLASESEEIRVNAIGDAPRRQRLVPLAPRISDAERDAHRAFIATLGDKAIWNEFLPAPAAPPAG; this comes from the coding sequence ATGCGTGAAATCGTTCTCGACACCGAAACCACTGGCCTCGATCCGCTCCGCGGGGATCGGCTGGTCGAAATCGGCTGCGTCGAGATGCTGAACCGCATGCCGACGGGACAGACGTATCACGTCTATATCAACCCTGAGAGGGACATGCCGGCGGAAGCCTTTGCGGTGCACGGGCTGTCGGCCGAATTCCTGTCGACCAAGCCGCTGTTCCACGAGGTCGTCGACGCGTTTCTGGAGTTCATCGGCGATGCGCCGCTGGTGATCCACAACGCTTCGTTCGACATTAGCTTCATCAATGCCGAGTTGGACCGCATCAAGCGCGCGGCGATTCCGCGCGACCGGCTGGTCGATACGTTGCTGCTGGCGCGGCGCAAGCATCCCGGCGTGTCGAACCGGCTCGACGATCTCTGCTCGCGCTATTCGATCGACAATTCACGCCGCACCAAGCACGGCGCGCTGCTCGACGCCGAGTTGCTCGCTGAAGTCTATGTCGACCTGGTCGGGGCGCGGCAGTCGCAGCTGCTTCTGGCTTCGGAGAGCGAAGAGATTCGCGTCAATGCGATTGGGGATGCGCCGCGGCGGCAGCGGCTGGTGCCGCTTGCGCCGCGGATTTCCGATGCCGAGCGCGACGCCCATCGGGCCTTCATCGCAACGCTCGGCGACAAGGCGATCTGGAACGAGTTCCTGCCCGCTCCAGCCGCGCCTCCGGCTGGTTAA
- the coaE gene encoding dephospho-CoA kinase (Dephospho-CoA kinase (CoaE) performs the final step in coenzyme A biosynthesis.), with protein MRIVGLTGSIGMGKSTTAKLFAEAGVPVYDADAAVHQLYEGEAAPAIEAAFPGTTVNGKVDRSKLSARVVHDPAAIKQLELIVHPMLGASRQKFFADAEAAKAPVVVLDIPLLFETGGEKRVDAVVVVSTSPELQRERVLARGTMDEAKLDAIIAKQTPDAEKRKRADFVVDTSHGLEPVRAQITHILAEVVKMPQRRA; from the coding sequence ATGCGGATCGTGGGACTGACCGGCTCGATCGGGATGGGCAAATCCACCACCGCAAAACTGTTCGCGGAGGCCGGCGTGCCCGTCTACGACGCTGATGCCGCCGTGCATCAGCTCTATGAGGGTGAAGCCGCGCCGGCGATCGAAGCCGCCTTCCCCGGCACCACCGTAAACGGCAAGGTCGATCGTTCCAAATTGTCGGCCCGCGTCGTGCACGATCCCGCCGCGATCAAGCAGCTCGAGCTGATCGTTCACCCCATGCTCGGCGCCTCCCGGCAAAAATTCTTCGCCGATGCGGAAGCGGCCAAGGCGCCGGTCGTGGTGCTCGACATCCCGCTGCTGTTCGAAACCGGCGGCGAGAAGCGGGTTGACGCCGTGGTCGTGGTCTCGACCTCACCGGAACTCCAGCGCGAGCGGGTTCTGGCGCGGGGCACGATGGACGAAGCCAAGCTCGATGCCATCATTGCCAAGCAGACGCCGGATGCCGAGAAGCGCAAGCGGGCCGATTTCGTAGTGGATACGTCACACGGACTTGAACCGGTGCGCGCCCAAATCACGCACATCCTGGCTGAGGTCGTTAAGATGCCGCAGCGGCGCGCCTGA
- a CDS encoding Maf family nucleotide pyrophosphatase yields the protein MSLWLGRSPLILASQSSARKTLLANAGLEFEAITADIDERAIQTASRLSNPREIGLLLAREKAKAVSVHRPGSYVIGADQTLALGDRLFNKPAGRAQALAQLRDLAGNCHELNSAVAVARDGKIAFEDVSVARMTMRAMTDAELSAYLDAAGDAVTTSVGAYQLEGLGIHLFERIEGDHFTILGLPLLPLLAFLRRERLVAV from the coding sequence ATGAGTCTGTGGCTCGGCAGGTCTCCGTTGATTCTGGCTTCCCAAAGCAGCGCGCGCAAAACGCTGCTCGCCAATGCCGGGCTCGAATTCGAGGCGATTACCGCTGACATCGACGAGCGCGCCATTCAGACTGCCTCCAGACTCTCGAACCCACGCGAGATCGGCCTGCTGCTGGCGCGCGAGAAGGCGAAGGCGGTATCGGTCCATCGTCCGGGAAGCTACGTGATTGGCGCCGACCAGACGCTGGCTCTCGGCGATCGTCTTTTCAACAAGCCCGCCGGCCGCGCACAGGCGTTGGCGCAATTGCGTGATCTCGCCGGCAACTGCCACGAGCTGAATTCCGCCGTGGCCGTGGCGCGAGATGGCAAAATTGCTTTCGAGGACGTCTCGGTCGCCCGTATGACCATGCGAGCTATGACCGACGCCGAGCTTTCGGCCTATCTCGATGCCGCCGGCGATGCCGTGACCACAAGTGTCGGCGCCTATCAGCTCGAAGGTCTCGGCATCCATTTATTCGAGCGTATCGAGGGCGACCATTTCACCATTCTCGGCCTGCCGCTGCTGCCGTTGCTTGCGTTCCTGCGGCGCGAACGGCTAGTTGCGGTGTAG
- a CDS encoding pyruvate, water dikinase regulatory protein, with protein sequence MPTSNNYFHLHLVSDSTGETLITVARAVAAQYANVTPVEHVYPLVRSQKQLDRVLDEIEEAPGIVLFTLLEKDLVSRLEDKCKGINVPSLSIIGPVMQLFEAYLGAATTGRVGAQHVLNAEYFKRIDALNYTMIHDDGQHVEGLDDADVVLVGVSRTSKTPTSIYLANRGIRTANVPLVPGIPVPEQLEKLTRPLVVSLHATPERLIQIRQNRLLSMGADSGSDTYTDKQSVTEEVAFARKLSAKHDWPLLDVTRRSIEETAAAIMKLYSDRQRHRPTE encoded by the coding sequence GTGCCGACCTCGAACAATTATTTCCATCTGCACCTCGTCTCCGACTCCACCGGTGAGACGCTGATCACGGTCGCGCGCGCCGTTGCCGCGCAGTACGCCAACGTGACCCCGGTCGAGCATGTCTATCCGCTGGTGCGCAGCCAGAAGCAGCTCGATCGTGTGCTCGATGAGATTGAGGAGGCGCCGGGCATCGTGCTGTTCACGCTGCTGGAAAAAGATCTGGTCTCCAGGCTCGAGGACAAGTGCAAGGGGATCAACGTTCCGAGCCTCTCGATCATCGGGCCGGTGATGCAATTGTTCGAAGCCTATCTTGGAGCAGCGACCACGGGCCGCGTCGGTGCCCAGCACGTCCTCAATGCCGAATATTTCAAGCGCATCGATGCGCTGAACTACACGATGATCCATGACGATGGTCAGCATGTCGAAGGCCTCGACGATGCTGACGTGGTGCTGGTCGGCGTGTCCCGTACCTCGAAGACGCCGACGTCGATTTATCTGGCCAATCGCGGCATCCGCACCGCCAACGTGCCGCTGGTGCCGGGCATCCCGGTGCCCGAGCAATTGGAGAAGCTGACACGGCCGTTGGTGGTGAGCCTGCACGCGACGCCGGAACGCCTGATCCAGATCCGTCAGAATCGCCTGCTCTCGATGGGGGCCGATTCCGGCAGCGACACCTACACCGACAAACAGTCGGTCACTGAGGAGGTCGCGTTCGCCCGCAAGCTGAGCGCCAAGCACGATTGGCCGCTGCTCGACGTCACGCGGCGCTCGATCGAGGAAACCGCGGCGGCGATCATGAAGCTCTACAGTGACCGCCAGCGTCATCGGCCAACGGAATAG
- the hemJ gene encoding protoporphyrinogen oxidase HemJ: MFEDVYLWIKALHVIAVISWMAGMLYLPRLFVYHSEAEIGSKQSETFKVMERRLLKTIINPAMIVTWLAGLYLAWSGHWFSFGWLHVKLALVLAMSAVHGFFSRWLKDFAADRRPRSQKFYRIINEVPTVLMIFIVIMVIVKPF; encoded by the coding sequence ATGTTCGAAGACGTCTATCTCTGGATCAAGGCGCTGCATGTGATCGCGGTCATCTCCTGGATGGCCGGCATGCTCTATCTGCCGCGGCTGTTCGTTTATCACTCCGAGGCCGAGATCGGCTCAAAACAGTCGGAAACGTTCAAGGTGATGGAACGCCGGCTACTCAAGACGATCATCAACCCCGCCATGATCGTCACCTGGCTCGCCGGACTTTATCTGGCTTGGTCCGGCCACTGGTTCTCGTTCGGCTGGCTGCACGTAAAACTGGCACTGGTCCTGGCGATGTCCGCGGTCCACGGCTTTTTTTCCCGCTGGCTGAAGGATTTCGCCGCCGACCGGCGCCCGCGGAGCCAGAAATTCTATCGGATTATCAACGAGGTGCCGACTGTCCTGATGATTTTCATCGTCATCATGGTGATCGTGAAGCCGTTCTAG
- the rho gene encoding transcription termination factor Rho — MREIKLEDLKSKTPAELVSFAEENGVENASTMRKQELLFAILKQLALAETDIVGQGVVEVLSDGFGFLRSPDANYLPGPDDIYVSPSQIRRFGLRTGDTIEGHIRSPKEGERYFALLKVNTLNFEDPEKAKHKVNFDNLTPLFPNQRFRMEIDDPTRKDLSARVIDIVAPIGKGQRALIVAPPRTGKTVLMQNIAHSITHNHPECYLIVLLIDERPEEVTDMQRSVKGEVVSSTFDEPAVRHVQVAEMVIEKAKRLVEHGRDVVILLDSITRLGRAYNTVVPSSGKVLTGGVDANALQRPKRFFGAARNIEEGGSLTIIATALVDTGSRMDEVIFEEFKGTGNSELILDRKVSDKRTFPAIDISRSGTRKEELITDPQVLKKMYVLRRILNPMGTMDAIDFLLDKLRSTKSNSEFFDSMNT, encoded by the coding sequence ATGCGGGAAATTAAACTCGAAGACCTCAAGTCCAAAACGCCGGCCGAGCTTGTCTCGTTTGCGGAGGAGAACGGGGTCGAGAACGCCAGCACCATGCGCAAGCAGGAGCTGCTGTTTGCCATCCTCAAGCAGCTCGCACTCGCCGAGACCGACATTGTCGGCCAGGGCGTCGTCGAGGTGCTCTCCGACGGTTTTGGCTTCCTCCGCTCGCCCGATGCGAATTACCTGCCGGGCCCGGATGACATCTACGTTTCGCCCTCGCAGATCCGGCGTTTCGGCCTGCGCACCGGCGACACCATCGAAGGCCACATTCGCAGCCCGAAGGAAGGCGAGCGCTACTTCGCGCTGCTGAAGGTCAACACGCTCAATTTCGAGGACCCGGAAAAGGCCAAGCACAAGGTCAATTTCGACAACCTCACGCCGCTGTTTCCGAATCAGCGTTTCCGCATGGAAATCGACGATCCGACGCGAAAAGACCTGTCTGCACGGGTGATCGACATCGTCGCGCCGATCGGCAAGGGCCAGCGCGCGCTGATCGTCGCGCCGCCGCGCACCGGCAAAACCGTGCTGATGCAGAACATCGCGCATTCGATCACGCACAACCATCCCGAATGCTATCTGATCGTGCTGTTGATCGACGAGCGTCCGGAAGAAGTCACGGACATGCAGCGCTCGGTGAAGGGCGAGGTCGTGTCCTCGACCTTCGACGAGCCGGCGGTGCGCCACGTCCAGGTCGCCGAGATGGTGATCGAGAAGGCCAAGCGCCTGGTCGAGCATGGCCGCGACGTCGTGATCCTGCTCGATTCGATCACGCGCCTCGGCCGCGCCTACAACACCGTGGTGCCGTCATCCGGCAAGGTGCTGACCGGCGGTGTCGACGCCAACGCGCTCCAGCGCCCGAAGCGCTTTTTCGGTGCCGCCCGCAATATCGAGGAGGGCGGCTCGCTGACCATCATCGCGACCGCGCTGGTCGACACCGGCAGCCGCATGGACGAAGTCATCTTCGAAGAGTTCAAGGGCACCGGCAACTCGGAGCTGATCCTGGACCGCAAGGTCTCGGACAAGCGTACCTTCCCGGCGATCGACATCTCGCGCTCCGGCACCCGCAAGGAGGAGCTCATCACCGATCCGCAGGTGCTCAAGAAGATGTACGTGCTCCGCCGCATCCTCAACCCGATGGGCACGATGGACGCGATCGACTTCCTGCTCGACAAGCTGCGCTCGACCAAGAGCAATTCGGAGTTCTTCGACTCGATGAACACCTGA
- the mnmE gene encoding tRNA uridine-5-carboxymethylaminomethyl(34) synthesis GTPase MnmE produces MHPRDQTIFALSSGRAPSAIAVVRVSGPQAGLVLTTLAGKLPAPRQASRRLLHDGGGQPIDDAVVLWFPGPGSATGEDIAEFHVHGGRAVLSALLAAISLIPNTRAAEPGEFTRRAFENGKLDLTEAEGLDDLIHADTDRQRRQALRQLQGLLGDRARDWRERIIAASALIEAGIDFSDEGDVPAELRAPAVKAIRALHDEIIKVLAAQGHSERLRDGLVVAIAGEPNVGKSTLINQLARRDVAIVSPYAGTTRDVIEVQLDLDGYPVTVIDTAGIRETDDPVEQEGVRRAKARAEDADLVLWLVEGEQAVTPDALPSLRSSGEDDGSFGQVWIVRNKIDLSQARVAGSRGEFGISASRGDGIPELVEGLVKFAAEFFGASEGAVVTRARQRDLLSRASESLRRSLELVEDGEELAAEELRAAAYALGRLLGRVDVEDVLGAIFQKFCIGK; encoded by the coding sequence ATGCATCCGCGAGACCAGACCATCTTTGCGCTGTCGTCCGGCCGTGCGCCGAGTGCGATTGCCGTGGTGCGTGTCTCGGGCCCGCAGGCCGGTCTGGTGTTGACGACGCTCGCGGGCAAATTGCCGGCGCCGCGGCAGGCCAGCCGTCGGCTGCTCCACGATGGCGGCGGCCAGCCGATTGACGACGCAGTCGTGCTCTGGTTTCCGGGGCCGGGAAGTGCGACCGGCGAGGACATCGCCGAATTCCACGTTCATGGCGGCCGCGCCGTGCTGTCGGCGCTCCTCGCCGCGATTTCTTTAATTCCGAATACACGTGCAGCCGAGCCGGGCGAGTTCACGCGGCGCGCCTTCGAGAACGGCAAGCTCGACCTCACCGAAGCCGAGGGCCTCGACGATCTCATCCACGCCGACACTGACCGCCAGCGTCGCCAGGCGCTGCGGCAGTTGCAAGGCCTGCTCGGTGATCGCGCGCGTGATTGGCGCGAGCGGATTATCGCGGCGTCGGCCTTGATCGAAGCCGGCATCGATTTTTCCGATGAGGGCGATGTGCCGGCCGAATTGAGAGCGCCGGCGGTCAAGGCGATCAGAGCGTTGCATGATGAAATTATAAAAGTCCTTGCGGCACAGGGACATTCCGAACGTTTGCGTGACGGCCTGGTGGTTGCGATCGCCGGCGAACCGAACGTCGGCAAGTCGACGTTGATCAATCAGCTCGCCCGCCGCGATGTCGCAATCGTCTCGCCGTACGCCGGCACCACGCGCGACGTGATCGAGGTGCAGCTCGATCTCGACGGCTATCCGGTCACGGTGATCGACACGGCCGGCATTCGCGAGACCGACGACCCCGTCGAGCAAGAGGGCGTGCGGCGGGCGAAAGCGCGCGCCGAAGATGCGGATCTCGTGCTGTGGTTGGTCGAGGGAGAGCAGGCCGTCACTCCGGACGCGCTGCCGTCACTTCGGAGTTCCGGGGAGGATGATGGGTCCTTCGGTCAGGTCTGGATCGTGCGCAACAAGATTGATCTGAGCCAAGCCAGGGTCGCCGGGTCGCGGGGCGAGTTCGGAATCTCGGCGAGCCGGGGCGACGGCATCCCCGAGCTGGTCGAGGGGCTCGTGAAATTTGCGGCCGAGTTTTTCGGAGCCAGTGAGGGCGCCGTGGTGACCCGAGCCCGCCAGCGAGATCTGTTGAGCCGGGCATCAGAGAGCTTGCGCCGGAGTCTGGAGCTTGTAGAAGACGGCGAAGAGCTTGCCGCCGAGGAGCTGCGCGCCGCCGCTTATGCCCTAGGCCGGCTGCTTGGCCGGGTGGACGTCGAGGACGTCCTGGGGGCCATTTTCCAGAAATTCTGTATTGGGAAGTAG